GGCGCGGGCGCTCGGCATCGATGCCGGCGAGGTGCTGAAGACGCTGGCGGTACGCACGGGGTCCGGCTACGCGCTGATGGTCATCCCGGCCTCGCGTCGCCTGGACCTGCACCTGGTCGGCGAGGCCTTGGGTGACAACCGGGCCCGGCTGGCCACCGAGGACGAGCTCGAGGGTGACTTCGGCGGCTACGAGCTGGGTGCGCTGCCGCCGCTGGGGGGGCTGGTCGGCGCGGCGGTGTACGTCGACCCGGAGGTGCTGGGGCACGACACCGTGGCGTTCGCGGCCGGCGCCCAGACCGAGTCGGTCAAGATGCGGACCGAGGAGCTGTTCGCGGGTGTGGGGGTTATGACCGTGCCGCTGGTCCGGCGGCCGGAGCGCGGCAGCGAGGATCCAGTCGGTCGGCGCCGGGCGGCGCAGCAGGCCGTGGCAGGCCGCCGGCAGCCAGCGTCGTGATGGTTCCGCTCCGCCAGGACATCCCATCCCCAGCGGCCTGTCCCGGCAGGAGCGCCCGGTCAGGGCATGGCGTGAGCTCGAGCAGTACGGAGCCGGCCGGAAGGACCCGGCGAGCCCGCCCTGACAGCTTGGGACTGGCCCGCGCGGCGGCCGGCCGGCCGTGCCTGGCGACGAAGACCATCCGGCGGCGGAGCTCCGGGTGGAAGGAACGTCAGCTGTTCCATCAGGCCGGCAGTTCTCGCAGAATGG
This sequence is a window from Actinomycetes bacterium. Protein-coding genes within it:
- a CDS encoding YbaK/EbsC family protein; translated protein: MSVVTEHLEQRGSVFEVLPHRQAYTSIDEARALGIDAGEVLKTLAVRTGSGYALMVIPASRRLDLHLVGEALGDNRARLATEDELEGDFGGYELGALPPLGGLVGAAVYVDPEVLGHDTVAFAAGAQTESVKMRTEELFAGVGVMTVPLVRRPERGSEDPVGRRRAAQQAVAGRRQPAS